In Labrus mixtus chromosome 13, fLabMix1.1, whole genome shotgun sequence, a single genomic region encodes these proteins:
- the olig2 gene encoding oligodendrocyte transcription factor 2 has protein sequence MDSDTSRSTSRPSSPEVDDIFLSTLKKSAHGFSGAVSSTQSDSSDLAGLRGLSGLSGLSGSDEETLALRLALKKDRKLMSDGELQTIRLKINSRERKRMHDLNVAMDGLREVMPYAHGPSVRKLSKIATLLLARNYILMLSNSLEEMKRLVSEIYGSSGHHGGFHPSACGTMTHAGPVPGHPVASHASHPAVHHPLLPPAVSTASLSAPGIAAVTSVRPHHGLLKAPGASAGPLGSSFQHWGVSTGMPCPCSMCQVPPPHVSSMSTVTMPRLTSDSK, from the coding sequence ATGGACTCAGATACGAGCCGCAGTACAAGTAGACCTTCCTCCCCCGAGGTGGACGACATCTTCCTGTCAACTCTGAAAAAGTCCGCGCACGGTTTCTCCGGCGCAGTGTCCTCCACACAGAGCGACTCCTCAGATCTTGCCGGCCTGCGCGGCCTCTCCGGCCTCTCCGGCCTCTCCGGCTCAGACGAGGAGACCCTCGCCCTCCGACTGGCCTTGAAGAAAGATCGTAAACTCATGTCAGACGGCGAGCTGCAGACGATCCGCCTCAAGATCAACAGCCGAGAGAGGAAAAGGATGCACGACCTGAACGTGGCCATGGACGGGCTTCGTGAGGTCATGCCTTACGCGCACGGACCGTCTGTGCGTAAACTCTCCAAAATCGCCACCCTGCTGCTGGCTAGAAACTACATCCTGATGCTGAGCAACTCACTGGAGGAGATGAAGCGACTGGTCAGCGAAATCTACGGCAGCAGCGGACACCACGGTGGCTTCCACCCATCAGCTTGTGGGACTATGACGCACGCGGGACCCGTGCCAGGACACCCTGTCGCCTCTCACGCCTCACACCCGGCTGTGCACCACCCGCTCCTCCCGCCGGCTGTCTCCACCGCCTCTCTGTCCGCGCCCGGCATCGCTGCCGTCACTTCGGTCAGACCCCATCACGGACTCCTCAAAGCTCCCGGTGCCAGTGCAGGGCCGCTCGGAAGCAGCTTCCAGCACTGGGGCGTCAGCACAGGGATGCCGTGCCCGTGCAGCATGTGCCAAGTCCCGCCTCCGCATGTGTCAAGCATGAGCACCGTCACCATGCCGAGGCTGACCAGCGACTCCAAGTGA